From a region of the Candidatus Dependentiae bacterium genome:
- the ffh gene encoding signal recognition particle protein translates to MFDFLSQKISSIFTRLTGQDRLTEKNIDETLTKVQDSLLEADVPYDVVEQFIAQIKHEVVGQKIFASLKPAELLMKIVHDKVIHFLGGQASETQFAFQMPATVMMIGLQGSGKTTTIAKLVNFVQEQAQKRGKARRIMVGSVDFYRPAAIDQLEILAKQVGALFYRSSLTDPVAAAQDILKHSQQEQCDLLFLDTAGRLHVDTTMLEELHQIDVKVKPKYKLLVVDAMTGQESLKVAQAFEQKIGFLGAILSKMDSDTRGGVAFAFKYALKKPILFIGTGEKIDDLELFRPERLATRIIGMGDIKSLIEKAQEKIKVDDQEAMYKSLSEGKLTLQDFAQQIEMVSKLGSLSSVLKYLPGAGSLNISPEMIQKGETEIIKFKAIINSMTSKERLNPKVLDASRKNRVAQGSGVTVADINTLLSRFEQSQQFVKVFKKMGKSRFF, encoded by the coding sequence ATGTTTGATTTTTTATCCCAAAAGATTTCCTCTATTTTTACCCGTTTAACGGGACAAGATAGATTAACTGAAAAAAATATTGACGAAACACTTACCAAGGTACAAGATAGCTTGCTTGAGGCTGATGTGCCTTACGATGTTGTTGAGCAATTTATTGCGCAGATAAAGCATGAAGTAGTTGGGCAAAAGATATTTGCTTCACTTAAGCCTGCTGAGCTGCTTATGAAAATTGTACACGATAAAGTAATACACTTTTTAGGTGGCCAAGCGTCTGAAACTCAATTTGCGTTTCAAATGCCTGCAACAGTAATGATGATAGGTCTTCAAGGATCGGGCAAGACTACTACTATAGCTAAACTAGTTAATTTTGTGCAAGAACAGGCTCAAAAGCGTGGCAAGGCTCGCCGTATTATGGTTGGGTCAGTTGATTTTTATAGACCAGCAGCTATCGATCAGCTAGAAATTTTAGCTAAGCAAGTAGGGGCTCTTTTTTACCGCTCATCATTAACAGATCCTGTTGCTGCTGCTCAAGATATTTTAAAGCATTCTCAACAAGAACAGTGTGATTTGTTGTTTTTAGACACCGCTGGTCGTTTGCATGTCGATACTACTATGCTTGAAGAGCTTCATCAAATTGATGTTAAAGTTAAGCCTAAATACAAATTACTTGTAGTTGATGCTATGACTGGTCAAGAGTCGCTTAAAGTAGCTCAAGCTTTTGAACAAAAGATTGGTTTTTTAGGTGCTATTCTATCAAAAATGGATAGTGACACGCGCGGTGGTGTTGCTTTTGCTTTTAAATATGCTCTTAAAAAACCTATTTTATTTATCGGTACAGGCGAAAAAATAGATGACTTAGAGTTATTTAGGCCCGAGCGCCTTGCTACTCGTATTATTGGTATGGGTGACATAAAAAGTTTAATTGAGAAAGCTCAAGAAAAAATTAAAGTAGATGACCAAGAAGCGATGTATAAATCTCTTTCTGAAGGCAAGCTTACTTTACAAGATTTTGCTCAACAGATTGAAATGGTAAGTAAACTAGGATCGCTTTCCTCGGTGCTTAAATATTTGCCTGGAGCAGGGTCACTTAATATTTCTCCTGAAATGATTCAAAAAGGAGAAACAGAGATTATAAAGTTTAAAGCAATTATAAACTCTATGACTTCTAAAGAACGACTTAATCCTAAAGTGCTTGATGCTTCACGTAAAAATCGTGTAGCTCAAGGTTCAGGAGTAACTGTTGCTGATATTAATACTTTGCTTAGTCGCTTTGAGCAAAGTCAGCAATTTGTTAAAGTTTTTAAAAAGATGGGTAAATCAAGATTTTTTTAA
- the rpsP gene encoding 30S ribosomal protein S16: MAVKIRLSRIGKIHAPVYRIVAIDSRKKRDGEALDILGTYNPLTGELVQFHQDRIEGWVSKGAVVTDAVKKLQKKHKKSAQVTAQV, translated from the coding sequence ATGGCAGTGAAAATAAGACTTTCACGTATTGGTAAAATCCACGCACCAGTATATCGTATTGTTGCGATAGATTCTCGTAAAAAAAGAGATGGCGAAGCTCTTGATATTTTAGGTACTTATAATCCGCTTACTGGCGAACTAGTACAATTTCATCAAGATCGTATTGAAGGATGGGTTTCAAAAGGTGCAGTGGTAACTGATGCAGTTAAAAAATTGCAAAAGAAGCACAAAAAATCCGCTCAAGTAACAGCTCAAGTTTAA
- a CDS encoding KH domain-containing protein, whose translation MFIQLIEHFIVKLVEKPEAIVISEVETAGKSIIEIRVAAQDIAKVIGKEGRTFKALRSLIHCVDPEARKDIVVDIVT comes from the coding sequence ATGTTCATACAATTAATTGAACATTTTATCGTTAAATTAGTGGAAAAGCCTGAAGCTATAGTAATTTCTGAAGTTGAAACTGCTGGCAAAAGTATTATTGAAATACGTGTTGCAGCACAAGATATTGCTAAAGTTATTGGAAAAGAAGGCCGAACATTTAAAGCATTACGTTCTTTAATTCACTGTGTTGATCCTGAAGCTCGTAAAGATATTGTAGTCGATATAGTCACATAA
- the trmD gene encoding tRNA (guanosine(37)-N1)-methyltransferase TrmD — translation MVISTITLFPELYKPFLETSLIRKAQEQQHVTLDVKTMFDFCKPKERVDSPTFGHGAGMLLRPDIIEKAIDAQEALHGPAYKIFFSPQGKKLDQVLLRDLALIAQEKKHIMLLPARYEGMDARVEEHYGDCLISLGDFVLMGGDLPAMVLMEGLLRLIPGVVGKQASVEHESFTGPFLDYPEYTSPVVWKGYSVPEVVRSGDHGKIQRWRQARAIKNTVLSHFDWLRSHVTTDAEIKQAAEHIPHHYAILMHAQVALLDGQEGTSSVTSIDIHDIARSSATYGIKKYFIVTPLEDQQKIVTKLLDFWKTGEGVTYNPHRHNALENVLLVSTLDEAVDKIKEYENADPILIGTAAKKYAHAQAITYHDQSIVWSLKRPVVLLFGTARGLGSSVIERCEFLLGPLYGFSTFNHLSVRSAAAIIFDRWLGITSKKSSSIVK, via the coding sequence ATGGTCATTTCTACTATTACGCTCTTTCCTGAGTTATATAAGCCTTTTTTAGAAACAAGCTTAATTCGTAAAGCACAAGAACAACAGCATGTAACGCTCGACGTTAAAACTATGTTCGATTTCTGCAAGCCAAAAGAGCGCGTTGATAGTCCTACCTTTGGACATGGTGCAGGTATGTTATTAAGACCTGATATCATAGAAAAAGCTATAGATGCTCAAGAAGCTTTACATGGTCCAGCGTATAAAATATTTTTTTCACCTCAAGGTAAAAAGCTTGACCAAGTGCTCTTGCGTGATCTGGCCCTTATAGCTCAAGAAAAAAAGCATATTATGCTTCTTCCTGCCCGCTATGAAGGTATGGACGCTCGCGTTGAAGAGCATTATGGTGATTGTTTGATATCGTTGGGTGATTTTGTGCTTATGGGTGGCGATTTGCCTGCTATGGTACTTATGGAAGGTCTTTTAAGGCTTATTCCTGGTGTCGTAGGAAAACAAGCATCAGTTGAGCATGAATCGTTTACTGGACCATTTTTGGATTATCCTGAATATACGAGTCCGGTTGTATGGAAAGGGTACTCTGTACCTGAAGTAGTACGCTCAGGCGATCATGGAAAGATTCAGCGATGGCGTCAAGCACGAGCTATTAAAAATACGGTGCTGTCTCATTTTGATTGGTTGCGTTCCCATGTAACGACAGATGCTGAAATAAAACAGGCTGCTGAGCATATACCGCACCATTATGCCATACTTATGCATGCCCAAGTAGCATTGCTTGATGGTCAAGAAGGTACTAGTTCGGTAACTTCAATTGACATTCATGATATAGCTCGCTCTTCAGCTACGTATGGTATAAAAAAGTATTTTATTGTTACACCGTTAGAAGATCAACAAAAAATAGTAACTAAATTACTAGATTTTTGGAAGACAGGGGAAGGGGTAACCTATAATCCCCATCGACATAATGCTTTAGAAAATGTTCTTCTGGTAAGTACACTTGACGAAGCCGTAGATAAAATTAAAGAGTATGAAAATGCTGATCCTATTTTAATTGGTACAGCAGCTAAAAAATATGCTCATGCTCAGGCTATTACGTATCACGATCAGTCCATAGTATGGTCGTTGAAGCGTCCTGTAGTGTTACTGTTTGGTACAGCGCGAGGCTTAGGAAGCTCTGTTATCGAACGATGTGAGTTTTTACTGGGACCTCTTTATGGGTTTTCCACGTTCAATCATTTGTCTGTACGCTCAGCGGCAGCTATTATCTTTGATCGCTGGTTAGGTATTACGAGCAAAAAATCATCTAGTATTGTTAAATAA
- the rplS gene encoding 50S ribosomal protein L19 encodes MKAKHYTKETILNIGTESRNFPKFGVGDAIIVAQRIKEGEKERTQMFEGDVIAIHTKGISSTFTIRRIGANSVAVERIFPFFSPLIEKITFLRRGKVRRAKLYYMRDRIGKAARVREKVLTKEQKALDRASDKSAA; translated from the coding sequence ATGAAAGCAAAACACTATACAAAAGAGACGATATTAAATATCGGAACAGAAAGTCGCAATTTTCCTAAATTTGGTGTTGGCGACGCTATAATAGTAGCACAACGTATTAAAGAAGGTGAAAAAGAACGTACTCAAATGTTTGAAGGCGATGTTATTGCTATTCATACTAAGGGTATTTCAAGCACCTTTACTATTCGTCGTATTGGCGCTAACAGTGTTGCAGTAGAACGTATTTTTCCGTTCTTTTCACCACTTATTGAAAAGATTACTTTCTTGCGTAGAGGTAAAGTACGTCGTGCTAAACTTTACTACATGAGAGATCGTATTGGTAAAGCTGCTCGTGTACGTGAAAAAGTACTTACTAAAGAACAAAAAGCTTTAGATAGAGCATCAGATAAATCTGCAGCTTAA
- a CDS encoding alpha/beta hydrolase family protein has protein sequence MNKNFLAFLLLLSLGSSQLTYTGRTGRGFGIGAVTGLAAGIITSKIAANSAPAPIAVPVTMAPAAYYVYEEDPCIAEQRAELRVRERQMYEAQMQQRKRDEEQRQREEERRYREQVRQERQARQEHQNQLMQQKPREAKLVTFQPIPVEVKQVNSSRELALKERELTLKEQQVQLELVKEKNKRKELELKDKELEIQLIRARRENNRKN, from the coding sequence ATGAACAAGAATTTTTTAGCTTTTTTATTGTTACTTTCTTTAGGAAGTAGTCAACTAACGTATACCGGTCGCACCGGTAGAGGCTTTGGTATAGGTGCAGTAACTGGACTAGCAGCAGGTATTATTACCAGTAAAATAGCTGCAAACTCAGCTCCAGCGCCTATTGCTGTGCCAGTTACAATGGCACCAGCAGCTTATTATGTATACGAAGAAGATCCTTGCATTGCAGAGCAACGAGCAGAATTACGCGTGCGTGAAAGACAAATGTATGAAGCTCAAATGCAGCAACGTAAACGCGATGAAGAACAAAGACAACGAGAAGAAGAGCGTCGTTATCGCGAACAAGTACGCCAGGAACGCCAGGCCCGCCAAGAACATCAAAATCAACTTATGCAACAAAAACCACGTGAAGCTAAATTAGTAACATTTCAACCAATACCGGTTGAAGTAAAACAAGTTAATAGTTCACGCGAGCTTGCTCTTAAAGAACGGGAACTTACCCTTAAAGAGCAACAAGTACAACTTGAGCTTGTTAAAGAGAAAAATAAGCGAAAAGAACTTGAACTTAAAGATAAAGAGCTTGAGATTCAACTTATTCGTGCTCGTAGAGAAAATAACAGAAAAAATTAA
- a CDS encoding UDP-N-acetylmuramate--L-alanine ligase, translating into MYKKGHIHFVGIGGIGMSGIAKILKYQGYAISGCDLDLEQKSVQELLSLGCSVFKGNNTDQCNHPSVDVLVYSSAIKADNQEIKNAQARGIPTIPRALMLSELMRTKYSIAITGAHGKTTTTSMVAHLLIEADQDPTVIVGGHFKNISTNARWGTGDFLVAEADESDRSLLRLYPTLAVVTNIDLEHLDTYTDINDIKQTFNQFLTNIPFYGKAIVCVDDMHILSLLPLPHVKTIKYGFDPRVADIYAQDVCLEKDHSTFNVYSNKAPGTDNPSEPVLLGSVYLAMPGRYNVLNSLAALAVALDLNIPFEVLAKAFKSFKGVEKRFSFKGIYKGTEIFDDYGHHPTEIFNTLLVARKRADKKLIVVFQPQRYTRTDKLWQEFLNVFAYGPIDQLIITDIHGASETPLPGITSQNLVTALKQKQPSCNVTYVPYDANLEALCQELKLIISEGDLLLLLGAGKIDKLAELLQNS; encoded by the coding sequence ATGTACAAAAAAGGTCATATACATTTTGTAGGTATTGGTGGCATTGGCATGAGCGGTATTGCCAAAATTTTAAAATACCAAGGGTATGCTATATCTGGATGCGATCTTGATTTAGAGCAAAAAAGCGTTCAAGAGTTGCTTTCCTTGGGATGCTCTGTATTTAAGGGCAACAATACCGACCAATGCAATCACCCAAGTGTTGACGTACTTGTATATTCTTCAGCTATAAAAGCAGATAATCAAGAGATTAAAAATGCTCAGGCTCGAGGGATACCGACGATTCCTCGAGCCTTAATGCTTTCTGAACTTATGCGTACTAAATATAGTATTGCTATAACAGGCGCTCATGGTAAAACTACAACAACGTCTATGGTAGCTCATTTACTTATTGAGGCTGATCAAGACCCAACAGTTATTGTAGGTGGCCATTTTAAAAATATTTCAACCAACGCTCGTTGGGGTACAGGAGATTTTTTAGTAGCTGAAGCTGATGAAAGCGATAGATCATTGTTACGTCTGTACCCAACCCTTGCAGTTGTTACCAATATTGATCTTGAACATTTAGATACCTATACCGATATTAATGATATTAAACAGACCTTTAATCAATTTCTCACTAACATACCATTTTATGGTAAAGCTATAGTATGTGTTGACGACATGCATATTCTTTCTTTATTACCGTTACCTCATGTAAAAACTATAAAATACGGCTTTGACCCTCGTGTGGCTGATATTTATGCACAAGATGTCTGCCTTGAAAAAGATCATTCTACTTTTAACGTGTATAGCAACAAAGCACCTGGTACAGATAACCCATCTGAGCCTGTTTTACTAGGCTCTGTCTACTTAGCTATGCCTGGCCGTTATAATGTTCTTAACTCTCTAGCAGCATTAGCAGTAGCTCTTGATTTAAATATACCTTTTGAAGTACTAGCTAAAGCTTTTAAAAGCTTTAAGGGAGTTGAAAAACGCTTTAGTTTTAAAGGAATCTATAAAGGAACAGAGATTTTCGATGATTATGGGCATCACCCAACCGAGATTTTTAATACGTTATTAGTTGCACGTAAACGAGCAGACAAAAAACTTATCGTTGTATTTCAGCCCCAACGGTACACTCGTACCGATAAACTATGGCAAGAGTTTTTAAATGTTTTTGCCTATGGACCTATCGACCAACTTATTATAACAGATATTCACGGAGCAAGTGAAACTCCTCTACCAGGTATTACAAGCCAAAATTTAGTAACTGCTTTAAAACAGAAACAACCTTCGTGTAACGTAACTTATGTACCCTATGACGCAAACCTTGAAGCTCTTTGCCAAGAGCTTAAACTTATTATTTCTGAGGGTGATCTTTTACTGCTTTTAGGTGCTGGAAAAATAGACAAACTTGCTGAATTATTACAAAATTCTTAA
- a CDS encoding MerR family transcriptional regulator, whose amino-acid sequence MNIEQKKMRIGEITQTLNIDRTIINLWEKEFNLKIEQSASGQRLYTHQDLQKLMLLKELIYTKKYSIAVTKRYLTKLSSPQEQSIDNSLEETITPSTRASSNTTGQALQNAKNTQIELKDTSNLSEKLITLQQKLLQLRELL is encoded by the coding sequence ATGAACATAGAACAAAAAAAAATGCGTATTGGCGAAATTACTCAAACGCTTAATATCGATCGCACCATTATAAATCTTTGGGAAAAGGAATTTAACCTTAAGATAGAACAATCTGCCAGCGGCCAACGATTATATACACACCAAGATTTACAAAAACTTATGCTTCTTAAAGAACTTATCTATACAAAAAAATATTCTATTGCGGTAACAAAGCGTTACTTAACTAAATTAAGTTCACCACAAGAGCAATCGATAGATAATTCATTAGAAGAGACTATAACTCCTTCTACACGAGCTTCATCTAATACCACAGGACAAGCACTACAAAATGCTAAAAACACTCAAATAGAATTGAAAGATACATCTAATTTAAGTGAAAAACTTATAACATTACAACAAAAGTTGCTTCAATTAAGAGAACTCCTATAA